A region from the Arthrobacter gengyunqii genome encodes:
- the rplC gene encoding 50S ribosomal protein L3 produces the protein MSTSLTRQVKGLLGTKLGMTQVWDENNKLIPVTVVQADSNVVTQLRNADKDGYTAVQIGYGQIDPRKVTKPLAGHFEKAGVTPRRHVVELRTADADTYELGQELSVEIFEAGQKVDVTGTSKGKGFAGVMKRHGFHGVGASHGAHKNHRKPGSIGGASTPGRVFKGVRMAGRMGAVRHTTMNLTVHGVDAEKSLLLIKGAIPGARGQVVLVRTAVKGA, from the coding sequence ATGTCTACTTCACTTACACGCCAGGTCAAGGGCCTTCTGGGCACCAAGCTGGGCATGACTCAGGTCTGGGACGAGAACAACAAGCTCATCCCCGTGACCGTTGTCCAGGCTGACTCAAACGTTGTTACGCAGCTGCGCAACGCGGATAAGGACGGCTACACCGCCGTTCAGATCGGCTACGGCCAGATCGACCCGCGCAAGGTGACCAAGCCGCTGGCCGGCCACTTTGAAAAGGCAGGCGTCACGCCTCGCCGCCACGTTGTTGAACTGCGCACCGCAGACGCCGACACCTACGAGCTGGGCCAGGAACTCTCTGTTGAGATTTTCGAAGCCGGCCAGAAGGTCGACGTCACCGGAACCTCCAAGGGCAAGGGCTTCGCCGGTGTTATGAAGCGTCACGGCTTCCACGGCGTCGGTGCCTCCCACGGTGCACACAAGAACCACCGTAAGCCCGGTTCCATCGGTGGCGCATCCACCCCGGGCCGCGTCTTCAAGGGCGTTCGGATGGCAGGCCGCATGGGCGCTGTCCGCCACACCACGATGAACCTCACGGTTCACGGTGTGGACGCCGAGAAGTCGCTCCTGCTGATCAAGGGTGCCATTCCCGGCGCCCGCGGCCAGGTCGTCCTCGTACGCACCGCCGTGAAGGGAGCTTAG
- the rpsC gene encoding 30S ribosomal protein S3 codes for MGQKVNPHGFRLGITTDHVSHWFADSNKPGQRYKDFVREDIKIRQLMSTGMDRAGIAKVEIERTRDRVRVDIHTARPGIVIGRRGAEADRIRGELEKLTGKQVQLNILEVKNPEMEAQLVAQGVAEQLSSRVAFRRAMKKAIQSAQRAGAKGIRIQCSGRLGGAEMSRSEFYREGRVPLHTLRAQIDYGFFEAKTTFGRIGVKVWIYKGDVTAKELAAQQAAAPSRGRSSDRPGRGPADRGDRGGDRRRRPERADKAAAPAAAEAPAAEAAAPAAEGGQA; via the coding sequence GTGGGACAGAAGGTTAACCCGCACGGGTTCCGACTCGGCATTACCACTGACCATGTATCGCACTGGTTTGCTGACAGCAACAAGCCGGGACAGCGCTACAAGGACTTCGTCCGCGAGGACATCAAGATCCGTCAGCTGATGTCCACCGGCATGGACCGCGCCGGCATCGCCAAGGTTGAGATCGAGCGCACCCGTGACCGTGTCCGCGTGGATATCCACACGGCTCGTCCCGGTATCGTGATCGGTCGCCGCGGCGCCGAAGCAGACCGCATCCGCGGCGAGCTGGAGAAGCTCACGGGCAAGCAGGTTCAGCTGAACATCCTCGAGGTCAAGAACCCCGAGATGGAAGCACAGCTTGTTGCCCAGGGCGTTGCTGAGCAGCTCTCTTCCCGCGTGGCATTCCGCCGTGCAATGAAGAAGGCTATCCAGTCCGCACAGCGTGCAGGTGCAAAGGGTATCCGTATCCAGTGCTCCGGCCGTCTGGGCGGCGCTGAAATGAGCCGTTCGGAGTTCTACCGCGAAGGCCGTGTGCCCCTGCACACCCTCCGCGCGCAGATCGACTACGGCTTCTTCGAAGCCAAGACCACCTTCGGCCGTATCGGTGTGAAGGTTTGGATCTACAAGGGTGACGTTACCGCCAAGGAACTGGCTGCACAGCAGGCTGCTGCACCGTCCCGCGGACGTTCCAGCGACCGTCCGGGCCGCGGCCCGGCCGATCGCGGAGACCGTGGCGGCGACCGCCGTCGTCGTCCCGAGCGTGCCGACAAGGCCGCCGCGCCTGCTGCTGCAGAGGCTCCGGCCGCTGAGGCAGCCGCTCCCGCAGCAGAAGGAGGACAGGCTTAA
- the rplV gene encoding 50S ribosomal protein L22: MEAKAIARHIRVTPMKARRVVNLVRGKQANEALAILKFAPQAASEPVFKVVQSAMANARVLADRDGVAFDEGDLFISEAFVDEGPTMKRFQPRAQGRAYRINKRTSHVTVVVATPKIEEER; this comes from the coding sequence ATGGAAGCCAAGGCAATTGCGCGTCATATCCGCGTAACGCCTATGAAGGCCCGGCGCGTCGTCAACCTTGTTCGTGGCAAGCAAGCGAATGAGGCTCTGGCAATTCTGAAGTTTGCCCCCCAGGCAGCTTCGGAGCCGGTATTCAAGGTAGTTCAGTCGGCCATGGCCAACGCACGTGTCCTCGCGGACCGTGACGGTGTGGCCTTCGACGAGGGTGACCTCTTCATCAGCGAAGCATTCGTTGACGAAGGGCCCACCATGAAGCGGTTCCAGCCCCGTGCACAGGGCCGCGCGTACCGCATCAACAAGCGGACCAGCCACGTCACTGTGGTTGTCGCAACCCCCAAAATCGAGGAGGAACGCTAA
- the rplW gene encoding 50S ribosomal protein L23, protein MSATTAKDPRDVVLAPVVSEKSYGLIDEGKYTFLVDPRSNKTEIKLAVEKIFSVKVDSINTINRAGKRKRTKFGWGQRKNTKRAIVTLKDGTIDIFGGPLS, encoded by the coding sequence ATGAGCGCGACCACCGCTAAGGACCCTCGCGACGTAGTGCTTGCACCCGTCGTTTCGGAAAAGAGCTACGGCCTGATCGACGAAGGTAAGTACACCTTCCTGGTCGACCCCCGCTCCAACAAGACCGAGATCAAGCTGGCCGTGGAGAAAATCTTCTCCGTCAAGGTCGACTCGATCAACACCATCAACCGTGCCGGTAAGCGCAAGCGGACCAAGTTCGGATGGGGACAGCGCAAGAACACCAAGCGCGCCATTGTCACCCTGAAGGACGGCACAATCGACATCTTCGGCGGTCCGCTCAGCTAG
- the rplB gene encoding 50S ribosomal protein L2 — translation MGIRKYKPTTPGRRGSSVADFTEITRSTPEKSLVRPLPKKGGRNNTGKITTRHKGGGHKRQYRLIDFRRHDKDGVDARVAEIEYDPNRTARIALLHYVDGTKRYIIAPNKLKQGDHVEAGAGADIKPGNNLPLRNIPVGTTIHAVELRPGGGAKMARSAGASVQLVAKEGRFAQLRLPSGEIRNVDARCRATVGEVGNAEQSNINWGKAGRMRWKGVRPTVRGVAMNPVDHPHGGGEGKTSGGRHPVNPNGKREGRTRRPNKESDNLIVRRRRSGKNKR, via the coding sequence ATGGGAATCCGTAAATACAAGCCGACTACCCCGGGCCGTCGCGGCTCGAGCGTAGCCGACTTCACCGAAATCACGCGGTCGACGCCGGAAAAGTCGTTGGTACGCCCGCTGCCCAAAAAGGGCGGTCGTAACAACACCGGTAAGATCACGACCAGGCACAAGGGTGGTGGGCACAAGCGTCAGTACCGTCTGATCGACTTCCGCCGCCACGACAAGGACGGCGTCGACGCTCGCGTTGCCGAGATCGAATACGATCCGAACCGTACCGCCCGCATTGCGCTGCTGCACTACGTTGATGGCACCAAGCGTTACATCATTGCTCCGAACAAGCTCAAGCAGGGCGACCACGTAGAGGCCGGCGCCGGCGCTGATATCAAGCCCGGCAACAACCTGCCCCTGCGCAACATCCCCGTGGGTACCACCATCCACGCAGTTGAGCTGCGTCCGGGCGGCGGTGCCAAGATGGCCCGCTCCGCCGGTGCATCGGTTCAGCTTGTTGCCAAGGAAGGCCGCTTCGCCCAGCTGCGTCTGCCTTCCGGCGAAATCCGCAACGTCGACGCCCGTTGCCGCGCAACGGTCGGCGAGGTCGGCAACGCCGAGCAGTCCAACATCAACTGGGGTAAGGCCGGCCGTATGCGCTGGAAGGGCGTACGCCCGACCGTCCGCGGTGTCGCCATGAACCCGGTCGACCACCCGCACGGTGGTGGTGAAGGTAAGACCTCCGGTGGACGCCACCCGGTCAACCCGAACGGTAAGCGCGAAGGCCGCACACGCCGCCCCAATAAAGAGAGCGACAACCTCATTGTGCGTCGCCGTCGTTCCGGCAAGAACAAGCGATAG
- the tuf gene encoding elongation factor Tu, translating to MAKAKFERTKPHVNIGTIGHVDHGKTTLTAAISKVLADKYPDLNEKRDFAAIDSAPEERQRGITINISHIEYQTEKRHYAHVDAPGHADYIKNMITGAAQMDGAILVVAATDGPMAQTREHVLLARQVGVPYLLVALNKSDMVDDEELLDLVEMEVRELLSSQEFDGDNAPVVRVSGLKALEGDPKWVASVEELMDAVDNNVPDPIRDKDKPFLMPIEDVFTITGRGTVVTGRAERGTLAINSEVEIVGIRPVQKTTVTGIEMFHKQLDEAWAGENCGLLLRGIKREDVERGQVIVKPGSITPHTDFEANVYILSKDEGGRHNPFYSNYRPQFYFRTTDVTGVITLPEGTEMVMPGDNTEMTVELIQPIAMEEGLGFAIREGGRTVGSGRVTKIIK from the coding sequence GTGGCGAAGGCAAAGTTCGAGCGGACTAAGCCGCACGTCAACATCGGCACCATTGGTCACGTTGACCATGGAAAGACGACGTTGACCGCTGCCATTTCGAAGGTGCTTGCTGACAAGTACCCTGATCTGAATGAAAAGCGCGATTTCGCTGCTATCGACTCTGCACCTGAAGAGCGCCAGCGCGGTATCACCATCAACATCTCGCACATCGAGTACCAGACCGAGAAGCGCCACTACGCACACGTAGACGCCCCCGGTCACGCTGACTACATCAAGAACATGATCACCGGTGCAGCTCAGATGGACGGCGCAATCCTCGTGGTTGCCGCTACCGACGGTCCGATGGCCCAGACCCGCGAGCACGTTCTGCTCGCCCGCCAGGTTGGCGTTCCCTACCTGCTGGTCGCACTGAACAAGTCCGACATGGTCGACGATGAGGAACTGCTGGACCTCGTTGAAATGGAAGTTCGCGAACTGCTGAGCTCCCAGGAATTCGACGGGGACAACGCTCCCGTCGTGCGCGTCTCCGGCCTCAAGGCTCTGGAAGGCGACCCGAAGTGGGTTGCTTCCGTCGAAGAGCTCATGGATGCCGTTGACAACAACGTGCCGGACCCGATCCGCGACAAGGACAAGCCGTTCCTGATGCCGATCGAGGACGTCTTCACGATCACCGGTCGTGGAACTGTTGTCACGGGCCGCGCCGAGCGCGGTACCCTTGCCATCAACTCCGAGGTCGAGATCGTCGGCATCCGTCCGGTCCAGAAGACCACGGTTACCGGTATCGAGATGTTCCACAAGCAGCTTGACGAAGCATGGGCAGGCGAGAACTGTGGTCTCCTGCTCCGCGGCATCAAGCGCGAAGACGTAGAGCGCGGCCAGGTCATCGTGAAGCCGGGTTCCATTACCCCGCACACCGACTTCGAGGCCAACGTCTACATCCTGTCCAAGGATGAAGGCGGACGCCACAACCCGTTCTACTCGAACTACCGCCCGCAGTTCTACTTCCGCACCACGGACGTAACCGGCGTTATCACCCTGCCTGAGGGCACGGAAATGGTTATGCCCGGCGACAACACTGAGATGACCGTTGAGCTCATCCAGCCCATCGCCATGGAAGAAGGCCTCGGCTTCGCTATCCGCGAAGGCGGCCGCACCGTTGGTTCAGGCCGTGTCACCAAGATCATCAAGTAA
- the rpsJ gene encoding 30S ribosomal protein S10: MAGQKIRIRLKSYDHEVIDVSARKIVETVTRAGATVVGPVPLPTEKNVYCVIRSPHKYKDSREHFEMRTHKRLIDIIDPTPKAVDSLMRLDLPADVNIEIKL; this comes from the coding sequence ATGGCGGGACAAAAAATCCGCATCCGGCTGAAGTCGTATGACCATGAGGTCATCGACGTATCAGCACGGAAGATCGTTGAGACGGTCACGCGTGCAGGCGCAACGGTAGTAGGCCCCGTGCCGCTGCCCACGGAGAAGAACGTGTACTGCGTTATCCGTTCGCCGCACAAGTACAAGGACAGCCGCGAGCACTTTGAAATGCGCACGCACAAGCGTCTGATCGACATCATTGACCCCACGCCTAAGGCCGTTGACTCGCTGATGCGTCTTGACCTGCCTGCAGACGTGAACATCGAAATCAAGCTGTAG
- the rplP gene encoding 50S ribosomal protein L16, with amino-acid sequence MLIPRRVKFRKQHHPGRSGAATGGTAVSFGEWGIQALTPAYVTNRQIEAARIAMTRHIKRGGKVWINIYPDRPLTKKPAETRMGSGKGSPEWWVANVKPGRVLFEISGVNEEVAREALRLAIHKLPLKARIVRREGGE; translated from the coding sequence ATGCTTATCCCACGTCGAGTCAAGTTCCGCAAGCAGCACCACCCGGGTCGTTCCGGCGCTGCAACCGGCGGCACCGCAGTCAGCTTTGGCGAGTGGGGTATTCAGGCTCTGACGCCTGCATACGTCACCAACCGTCAGATCGAAGCTGCACGTATTGCCATGACGCGCCACATCAAGCGCGGCGGTAAGGTCTGGATCAACATCTACCCTGACCGTCCGTTGACGAAGAAGCCGGCCGAAACCCGCATGGGTTCCGGTAAGGGTTCTCCGGAGTGGTGGGTCGCAAACGTGAAGCCGGGTCGGGTTCTCTTTGAGATCTCCGGTGTTAATGAAGAGGTAGCTCGTGAGGCACTGCGCCTGGCGATCCATAAGCTGCCGTTGAAGGCACGCATTGTGCGTCGCGAGGGTGGTGAATAG
- the rplD gene encoding 50S ribosomal protein L4, whose amino-acid sequence MANETTVEFPAALFDVQTNVPLLHQVVVAQLAAARQGTHKTKTRAEVSGAGRKPFKQKGTGRARQGSIRAPHMTGGGVVHGPTPRDYSQRTPKKMIAAALRGALSDRARNGRIHVLETLVAGDTPSTKAARESLRSLTERKNMLVVIERANDVAALSVRNLTAVHVIYVDQLNTYDVLVADDVVFTKAAYDEFVGKNTVKEDAK is encoded by the coding sequence ATGGCTAACGAAACCACTGTTGAATTCCCCGCAGCACTCTTCGACGTTCAGACGAACGTTCCGCTTCTGCACCAGGTTGTAGTGGCTCAGCTTGCAGCTGCCCGCCAGGGTACGCACAAGACGAAGACCCGCGCAGAGGTCTCCGGTGCAGGCCGCAAGCCGTTCAAGCAGAAGGGTACCGGCCGCGCCCGTCAGGGTTCCATCCGTGCTCCTCACATGACCGGTGGTGGCGTGGTTCACGGACCGACGCCCCGCGACTACAGCCAGCGCACCCCCAAGAAGATGATTGCCGCCGCACTCCGCGGTGCACTCTCGGACCGGGCACGCAACGGCCGCATCCACGTGCTGGAAACCCTGGTAGCCGGCGACACGCCGTCCACCAAGGCCGCGCGTGAGTCCCTGCGTTCGCTGACCGAACGCAAGAACATGCTCGTTGTTATCGAGCGCGCCAACGATGTTGCTGCACTGTCCGTGCGCAACCTCACCGCTGTTCACGTGATCTATGTAGATCAGCTGAACACGTACGACGTGCTGGTTGCCGACGACGTGGTCTTCACCAAGGCTGCCTACGACGAGTTCGTCGGCAAGAACACTGTCAAGGAGGACGCCAAATGA
- the rpsS gene encoding 30S ribosomal protein S19 gives MPRSLKKGPFVDQHLFLKVAAENEKGTKNVIKTWSRRSMIIPDMLGHTIAVHDGRKHIPVFVTESMVGHKLGEFALTRTFRGHVKDDRKGKRR, from the coding sequence ATGCCACGCAGCCTGAAGAAAGGCCCCTTCGTCGACCAGCACCTGTTCCTTAAGGTAGCGGCCGAAAACGAAAAGGGCACCAAGAACGTCATCAAGACGTGGTCCCGTCGTTCGATGATCATCCCCGACATGCTCGGGCACACGATCGCCGTACACGATGGACGTAAGCACATTCCGGTGTTTGTCACCGAGTCGATGGTCGGGCACAAGCTCGGCGAATTCGCTCTGACGCGGACATTCCGCGGCCATGTGAAGGACGACCGCAAGGGCAAGCGCCGCTAG